From Myxococcus virescens:
CGGTCGACGTCGATCAGTTCATGATGGGCGCGCAGTAGCGCGGAAGGCGCGCGCTGGGGCCAGGTGCCGCTCCAGCGCCTGGCGCAGGGCGGCGGTGTCCGGCCCCGCCTCCAGCACCGAGCGCGTGGCGGTGGGGATGACCTGCGCCTCGCGCCCGGCGAACAGGCGCTTCAAGTCGTCGAAGCCGGCGCCCTGCGCGCCGATGCCGGGCGTGAGCAGCAGCGCGCCGCCGAGCCGCTCGATGACGCCGCGGTCCGAGTCGGGGAGGGTGGCGCCCATGACGGCGCCCGCCACCGGCGCCGCGTCCTGGCCGGGCTTCTCGTTGAAGGCGCGCAGGCCGTCCGCCAGGGCCTCCGCCACGGTGCGGCCGTCCTCGCCGCGCGACATCTGGAGGGACGTTCCCTCCGGGTTGGAGGAGCGCACCACCAGGAAGGCGGCGGCGCCGGATGCGCGCGCCCGCTCCAGCGTCTTCAGCAGCGCGCCCAGGCCCAGGTAGGCGGTGAAGGTGGCCGCGTCCGCTTCGTAGGCGCTGCCCTCGCCGAAGACTGTCTCGGCGTAGGCCTCCATCGTGGAGCCGATGTCCCCGCGCTTCACGTCCAGCAGCGTGAGGGTGCCCACGGACTTGAAGCGCCGCATCAGCTCCTGGAGGACCTGGAGGCCCTCGGGGCCGTGGCGCTCGAAGAAGGCGCTCTGCGGCTTCACCACCGCGACGGAGCTGCCCGCCGCGTCGGCCACGCGCTCGCAGAAGTCGCGCAGGCCCCGCGCGTTGTCGGGCAGGCCCCAGCGCGTCAGCAAGTCTCTCGACGGGTCGATGCCAAGGCAGAACGGCGAGCGCTGCTCGGCCAGCTGGCTGAAACGGTGGGCGAAGGGCTGTGGCGTCGTCACAGGGCGTCTCCGGGAAAGGGGAAGAGGGGAGGTCAGCGCAGCCGCCGCGCGGCCGCGTCGAAGAGCGGATTGGGCAGCACCTTCGCCATGCGCGTGGGCACCGCGAGCTGCCAGGGGAAGGACACCTCCGCGTCGCCCCGGACGATGCCCCTGCCCATCAGCTCCACCGCGTCATGCGTCTCCATGAGGAAGGGCATGGGGAAGTTGTTGGTGGCGGTCAGCTCGCTCTTCACGAAGCCGGGATAGATGCAGGTGACGCGCACGCCGGTGCCGCGCAGGTCCACGCGCAGGCTCTCCATGAAGGTGGACAGGAAGGCCTTGGAGGCGGAGTAGGCCGCGTGGCCGGCCAGCCCGCGGAAGCCCGCGAGGCTGGAGACGCCCACCAGGTGCCCGCGCTTGCGCTCCACCATCTGGGGCAGCACGGCGCTCAGCGTGGCGGCGGCGCCGGTGACGTTGGTGTCGATGATGCCGCGCACGCGCTCCCACGGGAGGCGCTTCGCGTTCGTCGTGCCGCCGACGCCCGCGTTGGCCACCACCAGGTCCAGCCCGCCCGCTTCCGCGTCCAGCGCGCGGATGCGCTCCAGGGTGGCGTCCGCCTTCGTGACGTCCAGCTCCACGGGCTCCACGGTGACGCCGGCCGCCTGGGCCTCGTCCCGCAGGGCCTGGAGCTGCGGCAGGCGGCGTCCGGCGGCGAACACGTGGACGCCCCGCCTGGCGAGCCACAGCGCCAGCCCACGTCCCAGGCCGCTGGAGGCACCCGTCACCAACGCCGTCCGGTAGTTCATCTCCGCCATGCAGTCCTCCCGTGTGCTACCGGGCTTCTTGCACGGTTGCCAGGGGATGAACAGCGGCGCGAGGCGCGGCGCGCCATCCAGCCAACGTCTAGACGCGAGGCCAGTACGGCCGCATCGCCTCGCGGCTCGCCCGCAGCGCGTCCTTCGCGTCCGAGTGCGTGTCACCCGTGGGGAAGCTGTCCTTGCGCCCGGCGAGCACCTCCACGCAGGCATGCACGGATTGGGACAAGCCCTCCAGCGAATAGCCGCCCTCCAGCAGCAGCACCAGCCGGCCCTGGCACACGCTGTCCGCCAGGGACTTCATCGCCGAGCACATGGCCGCGAAGCCGCGCTCG
This genomic window contains:
- the pyrF gene encoding orotidine-5'-phosphate decarboxylase, with protein sequence MTTPQPFAHRFSQLAEQRSPFCLGIDPSRDLLTRWGLPDNARGLRDFCERVADAAGSSVAVVKPQSAFFERHGPEGLQVLQELMRRFKSVGTLTLLDVKRGDIGSTMEAYAETVFGEGSAYEADAATFTAYLGLGALLKTLERARASGAAAFLVVRSSNPEGTSLQMSRGEDGRTVAEALADGLRAFNEKPGQDAAPVAGAVMGATLPDSDRGVIERLGGALLLTPGIGAQGAGFDDLKRLFAGREAQVIPTATRSVLEAGPDTAALRQALERHLAPARAFRATARPS
- a CDS encoding SDR family oxidoreductase produces the protein MAEMNYRTALVTGASSGLGRGLALWLARRGVHVFAAGRRLPQLQALRDEAQAAGVTVEPVELDVTKADATLERIRALDAEAGGLDLVVANAGVGGTTNAKRLPWERVRGIIDTNVTGAAATLSAVLPQMVERKRGHLVGVSSLAGFRGLAGHAAYSASKAFLSTFMESLRVDLRGTGVRVTCIYPGFVKSELTATNNFPMPFLMETHDAVELMGRGIVRGDAEVSFPWQLAVPTRMAKVLPNPLFDAAARRLR